The following coding sequences lie in one Aspergillus puulaauensis MK2 DNA, chromosome 3, nearly complete sequence genomic window:
- a CDS encoding DUF3433 domain-containing protein (COG:S;~EggNog:ENOG410PIWI;~InterPro:IPR021840;~PFAM:PF11915;~TransMembrane:9 (i258-280o303-327i366-391o403-430i561-582o608-632i653-671o677-703i715-735o)) — protein MLAPGAGNVSLRTVSSSRPQLLRSESQQSAAASDDYYSLSNHTPTTRSTSGASGASSRSRATVVRYATPNSHPVSRTSSPTVSRTLLAPPVPVPRAEQNRDIPAEQRETHVTQIDSATQSTENKNANPNPSLSLDGAGGERPTDSYAGRGPTPGNDDSPYIRFAINQLTREGEEEEPRKSTESEFGSTPTERLVWDGGLGHFVRAPTPALQQPQQQQWPPERDPQASVDPEAFVAVDPPEGNLIYPPLDFVPAVLRPWALGIAIVCVLLMITGIAFSNVWSQDHQGFWGYDGRGGSRYFVVEFLPQILGIFISILTFVIQAAVYRIIPFAIMGSERPFKKVLQGLSIVPKNFLLPDLSHFIHGEALVGFSLFTIWLSNFIAVPLLGCLYQVKWFVIGGEGSWRWAAVTAVGWVLVAVYSLLALGLISLMIRFLRTWSGLMWDPVCLADLITIIQRSNVLPEFEGTETDTNVDEALKPRKLRLGYWKLSQGRHPEVFYGIGEVGGTVGNPSLHIVRKRRRENISKVSFDAEKQNAYGNEDSKELYSPKIRYRWTPWFLRKTAVVVWTVIICALFIAFVVVSFVRNGVEGGFKPHLPTRPSISAFSSSNFLYSFIPALIGNLLFLAWQHIDFYFRALQPYVMLSSPQGASAEQSLLLSYSSLLPFQVTITALINKHYKVAWISLMSIVSGAIPILAGGVFIALTYPGNEIKIASVMPAFYAIVGFCAVYMVSFLATWPGRHRYLPHDISTLADQMSFLYQSPLLSDKLLREPRSKTDLVTRLVITPPGDKDYPKYGFGIYVGRDGREHLGIDRYSRPGRADMLITTGSMK, from the exons ATGCTTGCTCCGGGAGCTGGGAATGTGAGCTTGAGAACAGTCAGCT CAAGCAGACCGCAACTACTTCGCTCCGAGTCGCAACAGTCTGCGGCCGCTTCGGACGACTACTACTCGCTCTCCAACCACACACCTACAACACGGTCAACGAGTGGTGCGAGTGgcgccagcagcagaagtCGAGCGACCGTAGTGCGATATGCAACACCAAATTCACATCCCGTATCGCGGACCTCATCGCCCACCGTGTCTCGGACCCTGCTAGCCCCTCCCGTTCCTGTCCCGAGAGCAGAACAGAACCGGGATATACCAGCCGAGCAGCGTGAAACCCATGTGACCCAGATTGATAGCGCAACGCAGTCGACCGAGAACAAGAATGcaaatccaaatcccagTTTATCCTTGGACGGGGCTGGTGGAGAGCGTCCGACAGACAGTTATGCGGGCCGAGGACCGACTCCTGGGAACGATGACTCGCCGTACATTCGCTTCGCTATCAATCAGCTCACCagggaaggagaagaggaggaaccaAGGAAGTCGACCGAAAGTGAATTTGGGTCGACTCCAACTGAGCGCTTGGTCTGGGATGGCGGGTTGGGCCATTTTGTCCGTGCCCCGACACCGGCActgcagcagccgcagcagcagcaatggccaCCAGAGAGAGATCCTCAGGCTTCTGTTGACCCGGAGGCATTTGTTGCAGTTGACCCGCCAGAAGGGAACTTAATATACCCACCGCTGGATTTTGTACCTGCTGTACTTCGACCATGGGCATTGGGCATAGCAATCGTCTGCGTTCTGCTGATGATTACTGGCATTGCATTTAGCAATGTCTGGTCTCAAGATCACCAGGGCTTCTGGGGGTACGATGGTCGAGGCGGTTCGCGGTACTTTGTTGTTGAATTTCTCCCTCAAATTCTGGGGATTTTCATTTCCATTTTGACATTTGTCATCCAAGCTGCAGTTTATCGCATAATACCTTTCGCGATAATGGGATCCGAGAGGCCTTTTAAAAAGGTTTTACAGGGCCTATCGATTGTGCCAAAAAATTTCTTACTTCCGGATCTGTCGCATTTCATTCATGGCGAGGCGTTGGTAGGTTTTTCGTTATTCACTATATGGCTTTCCAACTTCATCGCGGTGCCACTACTTGGCTGTCTCTACCAAGTTAAGTGGTTTGTTATAGGTGGTGAAGGATCATGGCGCTGGGCTGCAGTGACGGCAGTCGGCTGGGTATTGGTAGCAGTTTACAGCTTGCTCGCATTAGGACTAATTTCGCTGATGATCCGATTTCTACGGACGTGGTCGGGGTTGATGTGGGACCCTGTCTGCCTTGCCGACTTAATCACCATTATCCAGCGTTCAAATGTTCTACCTGAATTTGAAGGTACGGAGACTGACACCAATGTTGACGAAGCATTGAAGCCGAGAAAGCTTCGACTGGGTTATTGGAAGCTATCCCAAGGACGTCATCCAGAGGTTTTCTACGGAATTGGAGAGGTTGGTGGAACGGTTGGAAATCCTTCCCTGCATATTGTGCGGAAACGCCGTCGAGAAAATATCTCAAAAGTTTCCTTTGATGCCGAAAAGCAAAACGCATATGGAAACGAAGACTCTAAGGAGCTGTATTCACCGAAAATCCGTTACCGATGGACTCCATGGTTCCTCCGAAAGAccgctgttgttgtttggaCAGTTATCATCTGTGCGCTGTTTATTGCGTTTGTCGTTGTTAGCTTCGTTCGCAACGGTGTCGAAGGAGGGTTTAAACCACACTTACCAACTCGACCATCAATAAgcgccttttcctcctccaacttccTGTACAGCTTCATTCCGGCCCTAATTGGGAATTTGCTATTTCTTGCATGGCAGCATATCGATTTCTACTTTCGTGCACTACAGCCATACGTCATGCTTTCTTCCCCCCAAGGGGCCTCGGCAGAGCAGAGCCTATTGCTGTCATATTCGTCTCTCCTACCTTTTCAAGTCACTATCACGGCGCTCATCAACAAGCATTACAAGGTAGCCTGGATCTCTCTGATGAGCATTGTCTCTGGAGCTATTCCAATTCTGGCCGGCGGCGTCTTTATCGCGCTTACCTACCCAGGAAATGAGATCAAGATTGCATCTGTAATGCCTGCTTTCTACGCCATTGTTGGGTTCTGCGCCGTCTAcatggtttcttttctggCTACTTGGCCTGGACGTCATCGCTATCTGCCGCACGACATCAGCACCCTTGCTGATCAGATGAGCTTCCTCTACCAAAGCCCTTTGCTTTCGGATAAGCTGTTGCGGGAGCCGCGTAGCAAAACAGACCTTGTCACAAGGCTTGTCATTACTCCACCAGGTGACAAGGATTATCCCAAGTATGGCTTTGGGATTTACGTGGGACGCGATGGTAGGGAGCACCTAGGCATTGATCGGTATAGTCGACCGGGCCGTGCTGATATGCTCATTACTACCGGATCGATGAAATAA
- a CDS encoding Zn(II)2Cys6 transcription factor domain-containing protein (COG:S;~EggNog:ENOG410PM0B;~InterPro:IPR036864,IPR001138;~PFAM:PF00172;~go_function: GO:0000981 - DNA-binding transcription factor activity, RNA polymerase II-specific [Evidence IEA];~go_function: GO:0008270 - zinc ion binding [Evidence IEA];~go_process: GO:0006355 - regulation of transcription, DNA-templated [Evidence IEA]), giving the protein MVYPGRPSTGCQTCRSRRIKCDETRPHCNACTRSGRVCPGYPHPLDVVLRPQKAFNRRSGNTASASTAQSLPKRDEVDARPDPSSSSNSPSSELSPQPFYPVTSGPIISPQVPGGLYLPMEETVTALFFNSYIYTPRDPLIRAGSMEFLPQLYGAAPFGSALRMSSLAVAYFGVAAWTRQESLLRSAQQCFGKALSLTRLALQGNIEQNYDDILMTLMLLYIYEEFISIKENKPSPKHHLRGAIALINTCRPERRSSALSDTLTNAIQGEIVFSAIDGSLPLLRTPEVWPFSPCIPELASSRLMTISTALVNLRERWMKFSACADVTNLDEVETLLSDARNIDDQFIAWTQSLPKHWEPIRATFLPQSVREAGAYQGRCDCYVDLWVAETWDNYRTFRLTVLNIIFRCLCLLPSRVEDLESTIATIRTLATDICASVPFYLGSQTGSMQITDERVQYPSATGEAKQSPQHMAPFVGGWFIRPSLESLCSMENLPEDMVDWAKGQVLRIHRIYTTGLIQH; this is encoded by the exons ATGGTGTACCCCGGAAGGCCTAGTACTGGCTGTCAGACATGCCGCTCCAGACGCATCAAA TGCGATGAGACGCGCCCCCATTGCAATGCCTGCACTCGCTCAGGCCGAGTGTGCCCGGGGTATCCGCACCCACTAGACGTGGTGTTGCGACCTCAGAAAGCATTCAACCGCAGGAGTGGAAATACAGCGAGTGCTTCAACCGCGCAATCCCTCCCCAAACGTGACGAGGTAGATGCGAGGCCAGATCCAAGTTCAAGTTCAAATTCACCTAGTTCTGAGCTTTCACCTCAACCATTCTACCCCGTGACATCGGGTCCCATCATCTCTCCGCAGGTTCCTGGTGGTCTGTACCTGCCCATGGAAGAGACAGTAACCGCTTTGTTCTTCAATTCGTACATTTACACACCTAGAGACCCGTTAATACGAGCGGGCTCGATGGAATTCCTTCCCCAGTTATATGGGGCTGCTCCGTTTGGTTCGGCCTTGCGCATGAGCTCACTGGCAGTGGCTTATTTTGGAGTTGCCGCCTGGACTCGACAGGAGAGCTTGCTCCGGTCTGCGCAGCAGTGTTTTGGAAAGGCACTATCTCTTACTCGCCTTGCGCTGCAGGGCAATATTGAACAAAACTATGATGATATTTTAATGACGTTGATGCTGCTTTATATTTATGAA GAATTTATTTCTATCAAAGAGAACAAGCCTTCGCCTAAACACCATTTGCGAGGCGCGATTGCTCTGATAAACACCTGTAGACCAGAACGGCGATCCTCGGCTTTATCGGACACGCTGACCAATGCAATCCAAGGAGAGATC GTATTTTCTGCCATCGATGGATCTTTGCCGTTGCTTCGAACACCCGAAGTCTGGCCATTTTCACCTTGCATTCCGGAGTTGGCGTCTTCGCGACTGATGACGATCTCTACAGCTTTGGTAAACTTGCGAGAGCGCTGGATGAAATTCTCTGCTTGCGCAGATGTAACGAACCTGGACGAAGTTGAGACTCTTCTTTCCGACGCCCGCAATATCGATGACCAGTTTATAGCCTGGACTCAATCCTTACCCAAACACTGGGAGCCGATCCGCGCCACATTCCTGCCTCAGTCTGTCCGGGAAGCGGGTGCTTACCAGGGCCGGTGCGACTGCTATGTTGACCTCTGGGTTGCAGAGACATGGGACAACTACCGCACCTTTAGACTCACGGTGCTAAACATCATATTCCGCTGCTTATGCCTATTGCCTAGTCGCGTGGAGGATTTGGAATCTACTATAGCCACTATTCGTACCCTTGCGACGGACATCTGTGCAAGCGTGCCGTTTTACCTGGGCAGCCAAACGGGATCCATGCAGATTACCGACGAGCGGGTCCAGTATCCTTCGGCGACAGGGGAAGCAAAACAATCGCCTCAACACATGGCACCCTTTGTAGGAGGATGGTTTATCAGACCTTCTTTGGAGAGCCTCTGCTCAATGGAGAACCTACCGGAGGATATGGTAGACTGGGCTAAGGGGCAGGTGCTGCGGATTCATCGCATATATACGACGGGACTTATACAGCATTGA
- a CDS encoding uncharacterized protein (COG:S;~EggNog:ENOG410PYW1;~InterPro:IPR038814;~TransMembrane:1 (o64-83i)), translated as MVDLFSWFRSNPTPKPSDAESTPSTTPTPPPQAKESQQQPPQNKPKTDTDDLPKLWTPQTNTKLFLGGALFFTLSLLTTRRALNRRFKAMIPPFYTTSVYHKPEVNGGMEAFEALHLATVNVLSFGMMASGGVLWAMGINGIEDMRTYVKKSMAQGDGESNKTDEEMEKEVEAWVMRYLGKKIEGDKLKDLNDTSGGEGEKST; from the coding sequence ATGGTCGACCTCTTCTCCTGGTTCCGCTCAAACCCAACCCCCAAACCCTCCGACGCAGAATccacaccatcaacaacgccgacaccaccaccacaagcCAAAGAGTCTCAACAACAGCCCCCGCAAAACAAACCCAAGACAGACACCGACGACCTCCCCAAACTCTGGACGCCGCAAACAAACACAAAGCTCTTTTTAGGCGGcgcgctcttcttcaccctctccctcctcacgACTCGGCGCGCCCTAAACCGTCGCTTCAAGGCCATGATCCCGCCCTTCTACACAACCTCGGTATACCACAAGCCCGAAGTCAATGGCGGGATGGAGGCATTCGAGGCCTTGCATCTGGCCACGGTGAATGTGCTAAGTTTTGGCATGATGGCTAGTGGCGGGGTTCTTTGGGCGATGGGGATTAATGGGATTGAGGATATGAGGACTTAtgtgaagaagagcatggcACAGGGGGACGGGGAGTCTAATAAGACGgacgaggaaatggagaaggaggttgaggctTGGGTGATGCGGTATTTGGGGAAGAAAATCGAGGGGGACAAGTTGAAGGATCTAAATGATACGTCAGGCGGGGAAGGGGAGAAGTCTACGTGA
- a CDS encoding putative G-patch domain protein (COG:S;~EggNog:ENOG410PGDM;~InterPro:IPR000467,IPR036443,IPR000504,IPR035979, IPR012677,IPR013087,IPR001876;~PFAM:PF01585,PF00641;~go_function: GO:0003676 - nucleic acid binding [Evidence IEA]), with translation MSHIRPEDARYPPGPPSRPFPRRDDKDGRMYDDNSPTRSRSPGGPSRTPPRRPAADRRHDYPRDHSDSRSRYRSRDLEEPRRRSSRSPPRRPRHGYRDRDREGYRSRSRSRSYSRSRSRSPRRGRPHYGQESREVMMDGLPVDMAEEDISQELKEFYYIEGLEEVRVIRDRQTKISRQLGFLRFRSQNHSRSFVEQNFPTIYLCGPSAQDDRGTPVRIAYSREREDRAKARAEGDWTCMMCAIVNYSTRNKCFRCQAPRPDAGPAGPPGIAAASRVDNHGDNDAAPDNQSSQFLLFRGLETSVTEELLAKGVAKLYRPNSEGTPGNQKKGAKVASTTGDSNLGARDGSIRRVLLVRDRRSNESWRYGFAEFATIQDAQAAVSRLHSFEKFTISSRPVMVSYIHAGVFVPVMNPTASTERFTFSPLSNPAMKLMYWDEDAYVNELTVSTDSEPQQAPKNDKPAGQSEAKSKEAADKAKKRKADPASSAAGAKKMAMPSHLQFWSNRHAELHGIQKKDTDDQAAGEQNSPDTAAPPRQSYADPNRNCCYLCMRQFKATAEVNRHERLSQLHRGNLQKEELVTKATNKLIKHGIIPQPPEYRDRARERRKAFGRSKNTATVKPAPAVEREPSPPAEATSKGASLLSKMGWSAGTGLGAQGTGMTAPITTEVYAQGVGLGAQGGKLGEASEEAARNTRGRYDEFLEKTRQTARNRYDQMGK, from the exons ATGTCTCATATTCGACCAGAAGATGCCAGGTAccctcctggtcctccttctcgaccgTTTCCTCGCAGGGACGATAAGGACGGCCGCATGTATGACGACAATTCTCCAACCCGTTCTCGCTCACCTGGCG GTCCTTCCCGTACTCCCCCTCGACGCCCCGCGGCTGACAGGAGACACGACTACCCCCGAGACCATTCCGACTCTAGATCCCGATACCGAAGTCGAGACCTCGAAGAGCCCCGACGGCGGTCCTCGCGGTCACCCCCTCGACGACCACGGCACGGTTACCGCGACCGCGATCGCGAAGGTTATCGCTCGCGcagtcgaagtcgaagttaCAGTCGCAGTCGAAGCCGGAGCCCGCGGCGCGGTCGACCACATTATGGACAAGAAAGTAGAGAGGTTATGATGGACGGTTTACCGGTGGACATGGCGGAAGAAGAC ATTTCGCAAGAATTGAAAGAATTCTACTATAtcgagggcttggaggaagtCCGTGTCATTCGCGATCGACAAACTA AAATATCTCGCCAGTTGGGCTTTCTTCGATTCCGAAGTCAGAACCACTCCCGTTCCTTTGTTGAACAGAATTTCCCAACGATATACTTGTGCGGACCGAGTGCGCAGGACGATCGCGGCACCCCAGTGCGCATCGCGTACAGCCGGGAAAGGGAGGACCGCGCTAAAGCTAGGGCTGAAGGAGACTGGACATGCATGATG TGCGCTATTGTCAACTATTCCACCCGAAATAAGTGTTTCCGATGCCAAGCACCACGACCAG ACGCCGGACCCGCCGGCCCTCCAGGCATAGCTGCTGCGTCTCGAGTAGACAATCACGGTGACAATGATGCTGCACCGGATAATCAATCCTCTCAGTTCCTGCTTTTCCGGGGGCTTGAAACTTCAGTAACCGAAGAGCTCTTGGCCAAGGGTGTCGCCAAGCTCTATCGTCCGAACTCGGAAGGCACGCCAGGTAACCAGAAGAAAGGTGCGAAAGTGGCTTCGACCACTGGCGACTCGAACCTAGGAGCTCGCGATGGCTCAATACGGCGTGTGCTGCTAGTACGAGACCGCAGAAGTAACGAGAGCTGGCGGTATGGGTTCGCAGAATTTGCTACGATTCAG GATGCGCAAGCGGCTGTTTCACGGCTTCACTCATTTGAGAAATTTACAATATCATCCCGACCAGTGATGGTTAGCTACATTCACGCGGGTGTTTTCGTGCCGGTCATGAACCCGACTGCGAGTACCGAAAGATTTACTTTCAGTCCTCTAAGTAACCCAGCCATGAAGCTCATGTACTGGGATGAGGACGCATATGTGAATGAGCTTACAGTATCAACCGACTCAGAACCCCAGCAAGCGCCGAAAAACGATAAGCCGGCGGGCCAGTCGGAGGCGAAATCCAAAGAGGCAGCTGATAAAGCGAAGAAGCGAAAAGCCGATCCcgcatccagcgccgccgGAGCTAAAAAGATGGCAATGCCGTCTCATCTTCAGTTCTGGAGCAACCGCCATGCAGAATTACACGGCATCCAAAAGAAGGATACCGACGACCAAGCCGCTGGAGAGCAAAACTCGCCCGATACAGCCGCTCCGCCGCGTCAGTCGTACGCCGATCCCAATCGGAATTGTTGCTATCTCTGCATGCGACAATTCAAGGCTACGGCAGAAGTCAACCGTCACGAGCGATTGAGCCAGCTCCACCGCGGTAACCTGCAGAAAGAGGAGCTCGTCACCAAAGCCACAAACAAGCTCATAAAGCACGGTATCATTCCACAACCACCCGAATACCGAGACCGCGCGCGCGAGCGTCGCAAGGCTTTCGGTCGCTCCAAAAACACAGCAACGGTAAAACCGGCCCCGGCTGTGGAACGCGAGCCATCACCGCCAGCGGAAGCCACATCAAAGGGCGCCTCGCTGCTCAGCAAAATGGGCTGGTCTGCGGGCACCGGACTAGGCGCACAAGGTACAGGAATGACAGCTCCCATTACAACAGAAGTCTACGCGCAGGGTGTCGGGTTAGGGGCACAAGGCGGCAAACTCGGCGAAGCCAGCGAGGAGGCCGCCCGCAACACTCGCGGCCGATACGACGAGTTTCTGGAGAAGACAAGACAGACAGCGCGAAACCGATACGACCAAATGGGCAAGTGA
- a CDS encoding uncharacterized protein (COG:S;~EggNog:ENOG410Q27W;~InterPro:IPR039863;~SECRETED:SignalP(1-16)), with amino-acid sequence MKAYALLVFLVSLAVAEITGVSSSNNPGDVGNTDFHSELLKRTGNGKVCGNQGECGQGFFCLMFWCIDDDPALFPDVLCRSNYHCKDKGDGYYCLNGLCAPPKSAPVDQPSCKSDSDCEGNNSKCEENLCIDDNLTMTAPDISDPNCKSDSDCDGGQCLNGICLARSRTKMRFARRSPQLICHNDQECTGTDGTPGYCTSTGICVADPPHKLAARSPQLICHNDQECTGTDGTPGYCTPSGICVADPPRKLDTRSPQLICHNDQECTGTDGTPGYCTPSGICVADPPRKLDTRSPQLICHNDQECTGTDGTPGYCTPSGICVADPPRKLARSPQLICHNDQECTGTDGTPGYCTPSGICVADPPRKLDARSPQLICHNDQECTGTDGTPGYCTSTGICVADPPQKLARSPQLICHNDQECTGTDGTPGYCTSTGICVADPPRKLIRSPQLICHNDQECTGTDGTPGYCTSTGICVADPPRKLARSPQLICHNDQECTGTDGTPGYCTSTGICVADPPRKLTRSLI; translated from the exons ATGAAGGCCTACGCGctgctcgtcttcctcgtgtCTCTGGCTGTGGCCGAGATTACCGGGGTCTCCTCTTCCAACAATCctggtgatgttggaaaCACTG ACTTCCATTCTGAACTTCTCAAGCGTACTGGCAACGGAAAGGTCTGCGGTAACCAGGGCGAATGTGGCCAGGGTTTCTTCTGTCTCATGTTCTGGTGCATCGATGACGACCCTGCACTCTTCCCTGATGTCCTATGTCGCTCGAACTACCACTGCAAAGACAAAGGCGACGGATATTACTGCTTAAACGGCCTATGTGCCCCTCCCAAATCCGCTCCTGTCGATCAGCCATCATGCAAGTCCGACAGCGATTGCGAGGGCAACAACTCCAAATGTGAAGAAAACCTCTGCATCGATGATAACCTTACTATGACGGCCCCAGATATCAGCGACCCAAACTGCAAGAGTGACTCTGACTGTGATGGAGGTCAATGCCTGAACGGGATATGCCTGGCACGCTCTCGCACCAAGATGCGGTTCGCTCGTCGCTCTCCTCAACTGATCTGCCACAACGATCAAGAATGCACCGGCACTGATGGAACCCCTGGGTACTGTACTTCTACTGGAATCTGTGTGGCTGATCCTCCCCACAAGCTCGCCGCTCGCTCTCCTCAACTGATCTGCCACAATGATCAGGAGTGCACCGGCACTGATGGAACCCCAGGGTACTGCACTCCTAGTGGAATCTGTGTGGCTGACCCTCCCCGCAAGCTCGACACTCGCTCTCCCCAACTGATCTGCCACAATGATCAGGAATGCACCGGCACCGATGGAACGCCTGGGTACTGCACTCCTAGTGGAATCTGTGTGGCTGACCCTCCCCGCAAGCTCGACACTCGCTCTCCCCAACTGATCTGCCACAATGATCAGGAATGCACCGGCACCGATGGAACGCCTGGGTACTGCACTCCTAGTGGAATCTGTGTGGCTGACCCTCCCCGGAAACTTGCACGCTCGCCTCAACTGATCTGCCACAATGATCAGGAATGCACCGGCACCGATGGAACGCCTGGGTACTGCACTCCTAGTGGAATCTGTGTGGCTGACCCTCCCCGCAAGCTCGACGCTCGCTCTCCCCAACTGATCTGCCACAATGACCAGGAATGCACCGGTACTGATGGAACCCCGGGGTACTGCACTTCTACTGGGATCTGTGTGGCTGACCCTCCCCAGAAACTTGCACGCTCGCCTCAACTGATCTGCCACAATGACCAGGAGTGCACCGGCACTGATGGAACCCCGGGGTACTGCACTTCTACTGGGATCTGCGTGGCTGACCCTCCCCGCAAGCTTATTCGTTCTCCTCAACTGATCTGCCACAACGATCAAGAATGCACCGGTACTGATGGAACCCCGGGGTACTGCACTTCTACTGGGATCTGCGTGGCTGACCCTCCCCGGAAACTTGCACGCTCGCCTCAACTGATCTGCCACAATGACCAGGAGTGTACCGGCACTGATGGAACCCCGGGGTACTGTACTTCTACTGGCATCTGTGTGGCTGACCCCCCTCGCAAGCTCACTCGTTCCCTCATTTGA